DNA sequence from the Xanthocytophaga agilis genome:
GCTGTTATTCTAACGTTTATATACTACATACCACCTGATACTATTGAAAAATACAATCGTTGTAAAACATGCTTGAGTTAAATCTGCCTCCTTATAAACATGAGGTAATTCGCAAGAAAGATAAACTGTACATCTTTGATATTCTACGAAAGAAATATATATACCTGACTCCTGAAGAATGGGTAAGGCAACATTTTGTACACCTTCTGCTGAATAAATACAGTTACCCAAAGGCTCTCATTAAAGCTGAGAGTGCAGTTATTTATAATCAGTTGCCCAAACGTGCTGATTTGTTGGTTTTTGACAGAAATGGAAAACCTTTTTTACTGATAGAATGTAAAGACACATTAGTGCCATTGGATGATCTGGTACTACAGCAGGCAGCCAGATATAATCATATTGTGCAGGCTCCCTATGTGATTCTGGTCAATGGTCTGGAGTGGTTTTGTTATCAGGCAAATACCGAAAGTGGGCCATTTCTCTTGCTGGAAGATATTCCTTTATTTCCGGATTGAGTAGTTTTCTTGTTATAGATCTATCCAATCACTATATAAAATAGCCAGTCAGGCAAATCCCGTTTGCATTACCATTCGTGAATTAGTCTACTCTCAATCCTGAACAAGAGTATCTGCATTCCAGAAGTCTTACCAAAAAGATAGTATTTTGCTGTGATTTGCCTTTCACAGAAGCTACCTTTGCAACCGCAAATTTCGAAAGCTGATTATCCTCCCGTTGGAATTCAGATATTTGCCAACTTAAAACCATTGCTCATCTATTTATTTCTTTTATGCGTCCACTTTTCCTGGTTATCCGTTTACTTAAAATATTGTCGTGGCTGGGTGCTCTAGCGTTTCTTTTGTATTCATACTACTATCTTCCGGATCAAATTGCTATTCATTATAACCATGAAGGGGTTCCCGATAATTTTCTCTCCCGTGAGTCTTTCTTTTATATAGCTGCAGGGTTTATTATTCTGGTTAACGTAATTCTGTCCCTGATTGGTCGGTTGGTATTAGGTCTACCAAATCAGGCAATCCTGGTTCCCAATGCTAATCACTGGCTAGCCAATAAAACAAGTAGAGAACAGTTAATGTACATTCTTCGTAACTGGATCAATGCACTGGCAGTGATTCTGAATGTATATACAATGGCAATGCTTTTTATTACCCTGCGTTTACATACCAATCAGCGTGTATTTCTAAGCGATTTCACCTGGATTCTTTTTGCAGGAATTGCGTTGATTGTGGTATGGGTTATTTATCTGCCGATCCGCCTGCGATTCAAACAAACAGTTGAGATCTGATCTTGTCGAATGAGTTATAATAAAAGAAAATCCCATCAGACAATAAATCTGATGGGATTTCGTATCTAACAGGGAACAAATCCATACAACAATCAAAATATAGACGTAACAAACCATTATTCATTCATGCAAAAAAAGGTAGTATCCTCTCTTTTTTTTATCCTTTTTGGTATAGCAATATCATATGCTCAAAGTGCAGACCTGGGTAGATTATTGCAGGAACGTGATCAACTCTATCATGCTTATGACTCTCTGGGAAAAGAAAAAAATGCATTCTTTGGTGGACGATCCAAAAAAGATCTCCAGAATATGATTCTGGCCCTACACAGGATTATTTCCAAAGACAATGAGATCATTCGGGAAGTACGACGTACATCTTACCAAAAAGAAAGCAATCTATTTGGGCAAAACAGGGCCTCCTCTGATCGTATTTATGACCTGGATCAACAGGTGACCAGCCTAACCAATCAGCTAAAGCGTAAAAATACCGAACTACAAGATCAGCAAGCTGCTATGGGAGAACTTCTGGGAGCTATGCGCAAGTTGCAAATTGGGGTAGTTGTACTCACCGCACTTGTTATTGGAATTGGCTTTTATATGTTTCGTCAGCGCCGAAAATAGAACAAGGTAGTTATCACTGTTTTATATTTCATTTATGTCCTATCTGTAAAAATATTTTTCTGCTACATTCGTTTTTAAAAGAAAGGTATTTTCATGGAAAGAAAACGTATTCCTAAAACTTTAGTATTGGTTCTGTGTTTAATGGTCACTAATGTATCAGCCTATGCGCAGAAGTATTATCAGATGACATGGCGAGAGTTTTATGCTCTCCCGGAAGCTCAAAAACCGATTGATCCTAAAAATCCAGATTATGAACTAATTGATGCAGCATTCTTTCATGCCACCAATGAAGCTCGCGAAAAGGAAAAACGTAAAACTTTTCTGTACTCTGAGGTGCTGTATACAGCCGCCGATGAACATTCGGCTTCTATGATTAGTAAAAACTACTATGCACACGAAGATCGTACAGACAAAAAGCGTTACCTGCCTGGTCAGCGCATAACACTAGCTGGTGGAAAATTTATGGCAACAGCCGAAAATATTGCGCAATATGAGGTAATTGCTACACCAGGACAGTATTGCCCCCGCAAACAAAGCAATGGAGAATACCGATATTTTGACTGCAATACAGACAAGGTATATCCTGCCCATACAGCTGTCTCTTTTGCACAGAAGGTGGTAAAAGGCTGGATGAACTCTCCAGGTCACCGACGTAACATTCTCAATAATGATTATCAATATATGGCTTGTGCTATTCAGATTATAAAAAATCCCTATAAGTCAGAGAATACACCTTTTGCCAGAATAACTCAGAACTTTGGTGGAGGGATCATGCCATCCAGCCAGGCTTCTACTAAATAAAACACTCTCACCGTCAGAAAGATACAAGTACCTTTCTGACGGTCATGAGATATAAAGACCCCTACATTCTTTGACTTGGCTAACCCAAATGTTGTGAAACACAATCTGTATTCCGTATGAGAATTGAGAATTGCACCATTGATGACTTTAATCAAATAACCCGTGATATTATTGATTTTTGGGGAAGTGATAGAACGTTGTCGATGCATCATCCATACTTAGTGTATGAATTTGGGAATACTGCGTTTGTGATTAGAGATAGTGGGGTTGTAATCGCCTATCTTTTCGGTTTTTTCTCACAAACAGAAAGTGTTGGATATGTGCATTTGATTGGTGTTCGGGAACACTATCAAAAGCAAGGGTTAGGTGAGTTGTTGTATGATAATTTTATACAACTATCTAGATCCAAAGGAATACAAAAGCTAAAGGCTGTAACAACACCAACAAATACCAAATCAATTAACTTCCATCAGAAGAAAATCGGAATGACATTGCTTGGCTTACCCAACCCGGAAGGAATCAATGTAATTCGGGGTTATTCCGGACCTGACAAAGAAACAGTTGTATTTGAAAAAATACTATAAATAGGTTGATTACCTTAAATCCAGGTTTAGTAGAAATATGCCCTAACATCTACCAGGTAAGGTCCTTTTTATCCAGAAACGCAGCAATACCTTTCTGACAATCTTCAGACGCACGTGCATGAGCATTGGCTTCTGCTGCATAGGTCATCGCATCAGCCAGTGTTTTTTGCCGGATGTCCGCCAGTAGTTTTTTAGTCCATGCCATGGATTGAGCAGAGTTTTGCTGACACAGTTGTTCGGCCAATCCCATAATCTCGCTATCTAGCACATCAGGCTCTGTGACAAAGTTAATGAGTCCATACTCCTGAGCCTGTGAAGCGGGAATCAGATTGCCGGAAAGTAATAGTTCACGGGCTTTGCCATCTCCAATCTTGTTAGCCAGAAAATAGCTTACAATGGCGGGAATAAAGCCAATTTTCACCTCTGTATACCCAAACCTGGCTTCTGGTACACTAAAAGAAAAGTCACATACAGTTGCAAGTCCACATCC
Encoded proteins:
- a CDS encoding type I restriction enzyme HsdR N-terminal domain-containing protein; protein product: MLELNLPPYKHEVIRKKDKLYIFDILRKKYIYLTPEEWVRQHFVHLLLNKYSYPKALIKAESAVIYNQLPKRADLLVFDRNGKPFLLIECKDTLVPLDDLVLQQAARYNHIVQAPYVILVNGLEWFCYQANTESGPFLLLEDIPLFPD
- a CDS encoding CAP domain-containing protein, encoding MERKRIPKTLVLVLCLMVTNVSAYAQKYYQMTWREFYALPEAQKPIDPKNPDYELIDAAFFHATNEAREKEKRKTFLYSEVLYTAADEHSASMISKNYYAHEDRTDKKRYLPGQRITLAGGKFMATAENIAQYEVIATPGQYCPRKQSNGEYRYFDCNTDKVYPAHTAVSFAQKVVKGWMNSPGHRRNILNNDYQYMACAIQIIKNPYKSENTPFARITQNFGGGIMPSSQASTK
- a CDS encoding DUF1648 domain-containing protein; translation: MRPLFLVIRLLKILSWLGALAFLLYSYYYLPDQIAIHYNHEGVPDNFLSRESFFYIAAGFIILVNVILSLIGRLVLGLPNQAILVPNANHWLANKTSREQLMYILRNWINALAVILNVYTMAMLFITLRLHTNQRVFLSDFTWILFAGIALIVVWVIYLPIRLRFKQTVEI
- a CDS encoding GNAT family N-acetyltransferase, which translates into the protein MRIENCTIDDFNQITRDIIDFWGSDRTLSMHHPYLVYEFGNTAFVIRDSGVVIAYLFGFFSQTESVGYVHLIGVREHYQKQGLGELLYDNFIQLSRSKGIQKLKAVTTPTNTKSINFHQKKIGMTLLGLPNPEGINVIRGYSGPDKETVVFEKIL
- a CDS encoding enoyl-CoA hydratase/isomerase family protein; this encodes MSWTEYAVMNRIALVTLNRPEKRNALNHIVVKELTELLTKAVEDQNVKVIILQANGPVFCAGADLEYLQQLQTNTYEENLEDSRQLAQLFELIYTMPKVVIARIQGHAIAGGCGLATVCDFSFSVPEARFGYTEVKIGFIPAIVSYFLANKIGDGKARELLLSGNLIPASQAQEYGLINFVTEPDVLDSEIMGLAEQLCQQNSAQSMAWTKKLLADIRQKTLADAMTYAAEANAHARASEDCQKGIAAFLDKKDLTW